Part of the Tribolium castaneum strain GA2 chromosome 4, icTriCast1.1, whole genome shotgun sequence genome is shown below.
AAAAGGAGCGAAAACGCGGCGAAGTCCCGCCTGGTGTACAACCCGGCCGAGCATCCGTACGGTCTTTTACCGCCGCCCTATCACTGCGGTAAATATTTACGGTGTCGGAAGCTTCCCTTCCAGTTACCGTACGACTTGTGGTGGCAACATACGCATTCGCAGTTGCCAGGCAGGGATGTTGTACCGTCTTGGAATTATCGGAAAATACGGACGAATGTTTATAATGTTAAGACGACGACGGGAGCGTGCGAACCACAAACTTGCAATTGTACGCCGTTGGCTAATTGTGGTGACGATTGTATTAATCGACTTGTGTTGGCCGAATGTCCCGCCAGCCACAAGTGCCAAAACCAGAAGATTCAGAGGCATGAGTGGGCGCCGGGGCTTGAGAAATTCATGACCGAAAATAAGGTAAGcaaaaacttgaaataaaatctgtatttttatttagaaagtcGGGTTAAGTctctttaaattaaataaattgcaaaaacttttCATCAACTTTTCTTTTCTCGGAAAGtatgagtttttaattatttatgtaaaGGGTCGCGGCACAGTTACGTAACTAGAGAGTCagaagaaaaatttgtttctctAGGGGGAGAATTCCTGTCTTTCCAAGATAAGTGTCCACAAGTCTGCCGTCACACATTTTATCTCAAAAGGGTCCAGCgcgcaataattaataatttatttgtccgTTCAAGTTGGAggccacttttttttaaactgatccttatgcaaaattttctgctgaTTTCGAATCCgaagtttgattttctgtttgcctttattattattatggaaaAGACTTTTcggtaaaatttttgaaaaactcaaaattttgtgtttacatcgTCATATCTTCCGTCTGAATAAAGCTaataacttgaatttttttgcaaaagattcTCCAATGAATGTGGATTTTGATGAATAGACACAGTTTTAGTTTGGgcaaaaaaaactgagaaaattgcatttttcttgttacatcttttttttatttgaatgtaCGACATTTTTCGAGTCGTTTTACGAGTTAACGATTGacaatttaaagttaaaacaaaaaccgCTTTATTCTTAAGAGTCAACTACAGGGCCAAAAGTATTTCATTTTCTCCTTAACATTGATtgttgaaggaaaataatgttaaagtaacactaattttttttcattattcaaaatttttttctgaattaaataaggCACTGAtagcattttaaaacactttccTCCTTACAGTCCGAGTAGAAGAATGTACACTGTAAAtagcttttaaaaaagttacttaCAACGGCTGTAAAACATTAAGGAAAATAGCTGAAATTCGACGATTGTTAGCGCTGTTgctttcaataatttttttctctacgaATCATTGCCCCATTAGCTGATACTCAAACCAACATTTTGCTATTTTGAAAATCTCTTTTCTTATCGTTGGTGTTCAGTTTAAATCGAgtattgtaataaataatcacggaataataaagacaataaaaaaaatctcgtaaaatttctttaattggACGCCAGGATTTATGAATTTCGAATTTCCCTTTAATgcgttcaaattttttatcatatttttaGCCATGTACTCGTTACCTAcctttgttcaatttttttatcagtaaTGGATGaataaaaccaattaaaaGCCGACAcaccaaaacttttatttaaaaacacatcgCCTGTtccgaaaataaaataaaaataaatcttttgtTGGGAACCATTAGGTAacacaacaaaaaatgaatatgaaaaatgaaaaaaaaacacgtaaaCGAATTTATTTgagatttatttgaaaaagcaCATAATTGCATAACTGATCGTTACATcgataaaaatttgtgttatCTGTTGTGTTTCCTTTAAAACTGATCAAACTTTTCCCTTGTCTGGCGAAGGGTTGGGGCGTGCGCACGAAACTCCCCATCAAGTCCGGGGAATTCATCCTGGAGTACGTGGGCGAGGTGGTGTCCGACCAGGAATTCAAAGAACGCATGGCTACCATTTACGTCAACGACACCCACCACTACTGCTTGCACCTAGACGGTGGTTTGGTCATCGACGGCCACCGAATGGGCGGTGACGGCCGTTTCGTCAATCATTCCTGTCAACCAAACTGCGAGATGCAGAAATGGTCAGTCAACGGCCAGTTCCGAATGGCTTTATTCGCCTTGCGCGACATTGAAAGTTCCGAAGAACTAACATACGACTACAACTTCTCACTTTTCAATCCGGCCGAAGGCCAGGAATGCAAATGCGGCAGCGAAATGTGCCGTGGCGTCATCGGAGGCAAGTCGCAAAGAGTGCGCCAACTGCCGGAAGTCAAAGACGGGAAAAATCCAGGACGTGTGGGACGACCGCGAAAAAATCAAGCCAAGCGGACTACAAGTGTTAAAGATCTGCCATTGGCGCAGCCAAGCGTGCCGATAGTGGCGCCCCCGCAAGTCAAGCCGATGAGTCACCAACAGAAATGTTTCATTCTGGAGCACCACTGTTTCCTCTTACGGAACCTAACGAAGGTGAAACGGGTGCGGGATAGGTCGAGCAGTTCGCTCATTTCGCGCCAACAAGCCATGACGCCGACCAATCAAGGCGCTGCGTTTATCAATCATTTGAACGCGTTGGGAAAACCGCGGAATATTCGGACCAGGCGATTGGCCCAAGCCGAGGACAATCCCGAGTTGAGTAAAACAGTGAAACTTGCCGCCGTGTTACGGGAGATTTGGAACACAGTGACGAAGGCCAAAGACGAGAATAACGAATCGTTGAGTACGCATTTTATGACAATGCCATCGAAACGCAAAGTACCTGAGTTCTATCAACGCATTACTAATCCGATTGATCTCGCCACCATCGAGCAAAACATCGCCACTGGCTATTACCTGGCGCCTGAAAGCTTCAATTCGGATATGAATCGAATGTTTGCCAATTATTTGCAGTTTTACGGGCGGACGAAGGAAATCGGCGTTGCTGCGATTAAATTGAAGAAAGTCTACGTCGATGCCAAACAACAAAGTTTGCCCAAATTCGAAAACGTGTTAGGAAAAAAACCACCGAATTTCGTCTCAAATCGCAACAAGTGTAAGGACGAGGAGGAGGATATTATCCGGTGTATTTGTGGGATGCCACGCGATGAAGGCTTGATGATACAGTGTGAGAGGTGCATGGTGTGGCAGCATAGCGAGTGTGTGAAAGCGGACGTTTCGGCCGAAAGTTATCACTGTGAGCAGTGTGTGCCCAGGGAGGTTGACTACGAGATACCTCTGGATGAATTCACAGAACATGGGCATAGATATTACATGACGCTGTTGCGAGGCGAATTGCAGCTAAGACAAGGAGACACGGTCTATGTTTTACGTGATATTCCAATTCCTGGGACGGATCGGAAACACACTTATGACACTATTGGGAAAATTGAATATTCCGAATTGGATATATTTAGGATTGAACGCTTGTGGAAAGATTCCAAGACTGGGCAACGCTTTGCTTATGGTCACCATTATTTACGACCACATGAGACCTACCATGAACCGACCAGAAAGTAAGtcgattaataaaaacttgtttgattttttcaatttttgtcgcgattttggtcgatttctagtacccggaacatttatcgagcaataactccggaactattagaaataaccctatgaagtttattatcgttggaaagctctttgcgttatcaatttttttcaaaaaagatcattgttttCCGACGAATAGTTTTCGAggaaattgcaaataaaagcaaaaattggtaaaatttaaataaattcataactaaaaaactattgggaatttggcaattttctcgataccaatcgattccccggatcattttgcatgggtaagggtcaaaatagttccactttttcgaatagtattgccgtaatttatttttattttaatttgaaaaatggtggatgcgccgagttatttttttaaaaattcataacttaaaaactaaaagtcgtagaacaatgcggtttgtttcattgaattcagcggttcattttctgtattacaccaacttttcacgagatttaaaatttcaaattttcttgctaaaatttcctgagtaatacactaaCCTTCAAGAaggggaaaaaattaaatttttttaaaactcgttctatcatagtttttcggacttatatatgcctttactaCCCTCTAgagttaaaagtccaaaaaatttcatatgttcgattttttgatgtttgatttttccaattttcgtCGCGATTCTGGGtatccggaacatttatcgagcaataactccggaactactagagataaccccatgaagtgtattatcgttggaaagctcttttaattatctatctttttcaaaaaagatcattgttctccgactaatagttttcgagaaaattgcaaataaaaacaaaaataaggaaaatttagaaaaattcataactaagaaactattgggaatttggcaattttctcaatgccaatcgattccccggatcattttgcatgagTAAGGGTcgaaatagttccactttttcgaatagtatttccgtaatttattttattttaatttgaaaaatggtggatgcgccgagctatttttcaaaaaattcataactcaaaaactaaaagtcgtagagcaatggggtttgttccattgaattcagcggctcattttctgtattataccaatttttcacgagatttaaaattttgatttttcttgctaaaatttcctgagtaaataataaataacacttcccttcaaaaaggtgaaaaaaataaatgtttttaaaactcgttcttTCATAGTTTTTCggacttatatatgcctttacaaccctctagagttgttaaaagtccaaaaaaagtccatatgttcgatttttagatgtttgatttttccaattttcgtcacaattttggtcgattctgggtatccggaacatttatcgagcaataactccggaactactagagataaccccatggattgtattatcgttggaaagctcttttaattatctatctttctcaaaaaagatcattgttctccgacttatagttttcgagaaaattgcaaataaatgcaaaaattagtaaaatttttaaaaaattcataactaaaaaactattgggaatttggcaattttctcgatgccaatcgattccccggatcattttgcaggggtaaggatcaaaatagttccactttttcgaatagtattgccgtaatttattttattttaatttgaaaaatggtggatgcgccgagttattataaaaaaattcataactcaaaaactaaaagtcgtagaacaatgcggtttgttccattgaattcagcggttcattttctgtattacaccaacttttcacgagatttaaaattttaaattttcttgctaaaatttcctgagtaataaatacacttcccttcaaaaaggtgaaaaaaataaatgtttttaaaactcgttttacatagtttttcggacttatatatgcctttacaaccctctagagttgttaaaagtccaaaaaaagtcgttatgttcgatttttccaattttcatcatgattttggtcgattctgggtatccggaacatttatcgagcaataactccggaactactagagataaccccatgaagtgtatgatcgttggaaagctcttttaattatctatctttttcaaaaaagacctttgttctccgactgatagttttcgagaaaattgcaaataaaagcaaaaattggtaaaatttaaaaaaattcataactgtaaaactattgggaatttggcaattttctcgatgccaatcgatttcccggatcattttgcataggtaaggattaAAATAgtccttttttttctcttaGGTTTTTCCCCAACGAAGTGATGCGGGTGCCGCTGTACGAGGCCGTGCCCGTCGAGCTGATAATCTCGCATTGTTGGGTGATGGACGTGAACACGTTTTGCAAGGGGCGGCCCATTGGCGCCCCCGAAGAGCACATCTACATCTGCGAATATCGCGTTGATAAATCGGCGCGTTTGTTTAGCAAagtctcaaaatcaaaattccCGATTTGTACCAAAAGTTTCGCTTTCGAACGTTTTGAAACCCGACTTAAAGTCTCCCGGACGTACACTCCGCACGATTTGGACCCGGCGTTAGTGAAACCGCGAGGTCGCAAACCTCAAGAAACCGAAGATAGAGGAGAAACTGTCATTCCACCACCTCTGCCAGTGCCCGTGCCTGTCATAAGAGtaagttttttgttgttgtctgtgttttattttttttttaatttttttgtgtccagACTCCTGTGGAGCAAAAAGCTCGTTTGAATAAAATTCTGTTGAATCTCTTGAGCAAAATGCCAACGAAGCAAGCGTTGGACGTGTCGTATCTTCTCG
Proteins encoded:
- the ash1 gene encoding histone-lysine N-methyltransferase ash1 isoform X2 yields the protein MVRHVDVAATPVDSGAIAEGVWEYVSHLVKSYRSKEMEESFQYQQMAASLPLSRGSTYSSSDSEDSDADRAILASCSLQEIRQEDLAAILPDQQECDAFGDFECNRVDKNSPQTGDMSSSDMELPQQAVNALIQRTTESSSESESHAPPNPSTLYANSLLQQFVAQTQMLNAPCPVIPTGTDGIKTLPLNTCENQSNNNNTTNNNNNNTGGDTVKRKRGRPRKNHKTQNDNKTQNKTIEYCGDPNVSPDSGIQNSPDHVSSPEPTLTLKNKEENKKDNKTKTVNKSKEINKLSVTSNRFDRLLYANTDRVLYPPRRKVGRPPLTKKGPGRPPKYKPPANTNQETKPPDKIKPKTEPRPVLVTKNKIDNTKVKFTTLKNLKVMHSKHKHKKHKKYKIKILKPLTGTNDKVVIEIDKLVSDFTKFCVIGSTKPPKENVPEVKPAKKVSKKRKTTEQKKKKISVNATVNKVANLNEQRLPLKKRHYLYSDGKKSEEILPKEEKVSANNNSITATTPKKRHRLEVINKEKENAAVPAVEPKVKPKLSLESLISELKMKRGLSGQEDSLDAVKVDSVVSPDAKTKTTVENNLKKKPRKRRAINRTGFPTVKKKKKKVVSVEDSVDTEEDKPLISCDRVPKDGEEYNKFIQRTENADASKTDDSLSKWEVMSECDSLPQDERIEDKGDSGGDMDEVSLEASIERLRSRLDKKKRKRAEKIVDLNGYPKRRLRDISPASSIDVIIERRLREERASASGDEMKKNKKAPRWRKRYLVAGLFSDYFKEDDETCRIKRSENAAKSRLVYNPAEHPYGLLPPPYHCGKYLRCRKLPFQLPYDLWWQHTHSQLPGRDVVPSWNYRKIRTNVYNVKTTTGACEPQTCNCTPLANCGDDCINRLVLAECPASHKCQNQKIQRHEWAPGLEKFMTENKGWGVRTKLPIKSGEFILEYVGEVVSDQEFKERMATIYVNDTHHYCLHLDGGLVIDGHRMGGDGRFVNHSCQPNCEMQKWSVNGQFRMALFALRDIESSEELTYDYNFSLFNPAEGQECKCGSEMCRGVIGGKSQRVRQLPEVKDGKNPGRVGRPRKNQAKRTTSVKDLPLAQPSVPIVAPPQVKPMSHQQKCFILEHHCFLLRNLTKVKRVRDRSSSSLISRQQAMTPTNQGAAFINHLNALGKPRNIRTRRLAQAEDNPELSKTVKLAAVLREIWNTVTKAKDENNESLSTHFMTMPSKRKVPEFYQRITNPIDLATIEQNIATGYYLAPESFNSDMNRMFANYLQFYGRTKEIGVAAIKLKKVYVDAKQQSLPKFENVLGKKPPNFVSNRNKCKDEEEDIIRCICGMPRDEGLMIQCERCMVWQHSECVKADVSAESYHCEQCVPREVDYEIPLDEFTEHGHRYYMTLLRGELQLRQGDTVYVLRDIPIPGTDRKHTYDTIGKIEYSELDIFRIERLWKDSKTGQRFAYGHHYLRPHETYHEPTRKFFPNEVMRVPLYEAVPVELIISHCWVMDVNTFCKGRPIGAPEEHIYICEYRVDKSARLFSKVSKSKFPICTKSFAFERFETRLKVSRTYTPHDLDPALVKPRGRKPQETEDRGETVIPPPLPVPVPVIRTPVEQKARLNKILLNLLSKMPTKQALDVSYLLEGGRRRKKPVENGKN